The proteins below are encoded in one region of Hordeum vulgare subsp. vulgare chromosome 3H, MorexV3_pseudomolecules_assembly, whole genome shotgun sequence:
- the LOC123443913 gene encoding calcium-dependent protein kinase 1, which yields MGNRTSRHRRAAADQPAAAPPPTAQPKPQPQPKPKPQTAPAPAPTPEAGQVAMGRVLGRPMEDVRATYTFGRELGRGQFGVTYLVTHKATGQRFACKSIATRKLVHRDDIEDVQREVQIMHHLTGHRNIVELRGAYEDRHSVNLIMELCEGGELFDRIIARGHYSERAAALLCREMVSVVHSCHSMGVFHRDLKPENFLFLNNKEDSPLKATDFGLSVFFKHGEQFKDLVGSAYYVAPEVLKRHYGAEADIWSAGIILYILLSGVPPFWADNEDGIFEAVLLGHIDFSSDPWPSISNGAKDLVKKMLRQDPKERLTAAEILNHPWIREDGEAPDKPLDITVISRMKQFRAMNKLKKVALKIVAENLSEEEITGLKEMFRSLDTDNSGTITLEELRSGLPKLGTKISESEITQLMEAADVDGNGTIDYSEFVSATMHMNRLEKEDHILKAFEYFDKDHSGYITVDELEEALKKYDMGDDKTIKDIIAEVDTDHDGRINYQEFVAMMRNNSPEIVPNRRRMF from the exons ATGGGCAACCGCACCTCGCGccaccgccgcgccgccgccgaccAGCCGGCCGCGGCCCCTCCGCCGACGGCCCAGCCCAAACCCCAGCCGCAGCCGAAGCCGAAGCCACAGACGGCGCCGGCCCCGGCCCCGACGCCGGAAGCGGGACAGGTAGCCATGGGCCGCGTTCTGGGACGTCCGATGGAGGACGTGCGCGCGACCTACACCTTCGGCCGCGAGCTCGGCCGGGGGCAGTTCGGGGTCACCTACCTCGTCACGCACAAGGCTACGGGCCAGCGCTTCGCCTGCAAGTCCATCGCCACGCGGAAGCTCGTCCACCGCGATGACATCGAGGATGTGCAGCGCGAGGTGCAGATCATGCACCACCTCACGGGTCACCGCAACATCGTCGAGCTCCGCGGCGCCTACGAGGACCGCCACTCGGTCAACCTCATCATGGAGCTGTGTGAGGGAGGGGAGCTATTCGACCGCATCATCGCGCGGGGGCACTACTCCGAGCGAGCCGCCGCCTTGCTCTGCCGCGAGATGGTCTCCGTTGTGCATAGCTGCCACTCCATGGGGGTTTTCCACCGGGATCTCAAGCCCGAGAACTTTTTGTTTCTGAATAACAAGGAGGACTCGCCGCTCAAGGCCACTGACTTCGGCCTCTCCGTCTTCTTCAAACACG GGGAGCAGTTTAAGGATCTTGTTGGAAGTGCGTATTATGTTGCTCCTGAGGTTCTGAAGCGgcactatggagcagaagctgacaTATGGAGTGCTGGGATTATTCTGTACATCCTTCTGTCTGGTGTTCCTCCTTTTTGGGCAG ACAATGAGGATGGCATATTTGAGGCTGTCTTGCTTGGTCACATAGATTTCTCATCTGACCCTTGGCCTTCAATATCTAATGGTGCAAAAGATTTGGTGAAGAAGATGTTGCGGCAAGACCCCAAAGAGCGCTTGACTGCTGCGGAGATTTTGA ATCACCCATGGATCAGGGAAGATGGAGAGGCTCCAGATAAGCCACTTGACATTACTGTTATCAGTAGAATGAAGCAGTTCAGGGCGATGAACAAGCTTAAGAAAGTTGCATTGAAG ATCGTTGCAGAGAACTTGTCTGAGGAAGAGATTACAGGCTTGAAAGAAATGTTCAGATCCCTGGACACTGATAACAGTGGGACAATTACTCTTGAAGAGCTAAGATCTGGTTTACCAAAACTTGGCACCAAAATTTCTGAATCAGAAATTACACAGTTAATGGAGGCG GCTGATGTTGATGGAAATGGGACCATTGATTATTCTGAGTTCGTATCAGCGACAATGCACATGAATAGATTGGAGAAGGAAGACCACATACTTAAAGCATTTGAATATTTTGATAAGGACCACAGCGG ATACATAACAGTAGATGAGCTGGAAGAAGCTCTGAAGAAGTATGACATGGGGGATGATAAAACAATTAAAGATATCATTGCTGAAGTAGATACAGATCAT GATGGAAGAATCAACTACCAGGAGTTTGTTGCCATGATGAGAAACAACAGCCCTGAGATTGTTCCAAATCGGCGGCGCATGTTCTAA